A genomic window from Glycine max cultivar Williams 82 chromosome 17, Glycine_max_v4.0, whole genome shotgun sequence includes:
- the LOC102667012 gene encoding mucin-7-like, which translates to MESRKRARTEDIPLSSTPAPPSVTVGQEPEAQLPLVRPNKAAPPEPTPVQVNTEPSDPQSLVVNPPSSPELEAVPPSPPLIVISDASSYEAAAPPDSPVAETADPSVSPIGGIADLSDSSSGEAIALTDSPV; encoded by the exons ATGGAATCAAGAAAAAGAGCTAGAACAGAAGACATCCCTTTGTCATCCACTCCAGCTCCTCCGTCAGTAACTGTAGGACAGGAG CCTGAAGCTCAACTTCCATTGGTGAGACCCAACAAGGCTGCTCCGCCTGAGCCCACACCTGTGCAGGTCAATACAGAGCCATCTGACCCACAATCTCTAGTGGTGAATCCACCTTCTTCACCTGAGCTTGAAGCAGTTCCGCCATCTCCTCCTTTGATTGTCATTTCTGACGCATCATCATATGAAGCGGCTGCCCCTCCTGATTCACCAGTTGCAGAAACAGCTGACCCCTCTGTTTCCCCAATTGGAGGAATTGCTGATCTTTCTGATTCATCATCTGGAGAAGCTATTGCTCTCACCGATTCCCCAGTTTAA
- the LOC100793857 gene encoding protein DSS1 HOMOLOG ON CHROMOSOME V: MATEPKAATDDVKIDLFEDDDEFEEFEINEEWDDKEEGKEVTQQWEDDWDDDDVSDDFSLQLKRELESNTN; the protein is encoded by the exons ATGGCGACCGAACCAAAAGCAGCCACCGATGACGTCAAGATCGATCTCTTCGAAGACGATGATGAGTTTGAAGAGTTTGAAATCAATGAAG AGTGGGATGACAaggaggaaggaaaagaagtgACTCAGCAGTGGGAGGATGATtgggatgatgatgatgttagtGATGATTTTTCTCTCCAGTTGAAAAGGGAGCTGGAGAGCAACACTAATTAG